A window from Peromyscus leucopus breed LL Stock chromosome 8a, UCI_PerLeu_2.1, whole genome shotgun sequence encodes these proteins:
- the Nup43 gene encoding nucleoporin Nup43, giving the protein MEEIYAKFVSQKISKTRWRPVPSGSLQTAETFATGSWDNEENCVSLWSIGDFGNLDSDGGFEGDHQLLCDIRHHGDVMDLQFFDQERIVAASSTGCVTVFLHHPNNQTLSVSQQWPAAHHHTGPGSPSYGSAPCTGIVCDNPEIVTVGEDGRINLFRVDHKEAVRTIDNADSSTLHAVTFLRTPEIVTVNSIGQLKIWDFRQQGSEPCQILSLTGDRVPLHCVDRHPNQQHVVATGGQDGMLSIWDVRQGTMPVSLLKAHEAEMWEVHFHPSNPDHLFTCSEDGSLWHWDASTNGPEKSSLFHQGGRSTTFLSHSISNQANVHQSLISSWLSTDPAKDRIEITSLLPSRTLSVNSLDVLGPCLVCGTDAEAIYVTRQLFS; this is encoded by the exons ATGGAGGAAATTTATGCTAAGTTCGTGTCTCAGAAAATTAGCAAAACCCGCTGGCGGCCAGTGCCTTCCGGGAGCCTGCAGACCGCAGAGACCTTCGCTACGGGCTCTTGGGACAATGAG GAAAATTGCGTCTCACTGTGGTCTATTGGAGATTTTGGAAATTTGGATTCTGACGGAGGGTTTGAAGGAGACCATCAATTGCTGTGCGATATCAGACATCATGGTGATGTCATGGATTTGCAG ttttttgacCAGGAAAGAATTGTAGCTGCTTCGTCAACAGGATGTGTAACAGTGTTCCTTCACCATCCAAATAACCAG ACCCTGTCAGTCAGTCAGCAGTGGCCGGCAGCTCACCACCACACAGGTCCTGGCAGTCCTTCCTATGGCAGTGCACCGTGTACGGGGATCGTGTGTGACAACCCAGAGATTGTCACTGTCGGAGAGGATGGGCGAATAAATCTCTTCAGAGTCGATCACAAGGAGGCCGTAAGAACGATAG ATAACGCGGACAGCAGCACACTCCATGCTGTGACCTTCCTTCGGACTCCTGAGATCGTTACAGTCAACTCAATCGGACAGCTAAAAATATGGGATTTCAGACAGCAGGGAAGTGAGCCCTGTCAGATACTATCACT GACTGGTGACCGAGTGCCGCTCCACTGTGTTGACAGACATCCCAACCAGCAGCATGTTGTAGCCACTGGTGGCCAGGACGGGATGTTGAGTATTTGGGATGTTAGACAAGGCACCATGCCCGTATCTTTACTTAAGGCTCACGAGGCTGAAA TGTGGGAGGTCCACTTCCACCCATCCAACCCGGATCATCTGTTTACTTGTTCTGAAGATGGATCCCTCTGGCATTGGGATGCCTCCACAAATGGACCTGAAAAGTCTTCTCTCTTTCACCAAG GAGGAAGAAGCACTACTTTCCTATCTCATAGCATAAGTAACCAAGCCAATGTTCACCAGTCTCTAATAAGTTCCTGGCTCAGCACAGATCCTGCCAAAGACCGAATTGAAATCACAAGCTTGCTTCCCAGCAGGACTCTGTCTGTAAACAGTTTGGATGTTTTAGGTCCCTGTCTTGTTTGTGggactgatgcagaagccatttATGTTACCAGACAACTATTTTCATGA